A single genomic interval of Aedes aegypti strain LVP_AGWG chromosome 1, AaegL5.0 Primary Assembly, whole genome shotgun sequence harbors:
- the LOC5580073 gene encoding soma ferritin (The sequence of the model RefSeq protein was modified relative to this genomic sequence to represent the inferred CDS: added 48 bases not found in genome assembly), translating into MKFYLLVVGLAAGIALANGAASGLGTCSVDEGTCTSRFSGFPHLQPDMNKYTKQMLDKSFDFLLLSAVFDVYSLDRPGFEKLYRKTSDKAWEDTIELIKYQSRRGAYVQLGAGSSAHDVSSLLQSNETSSLQLALEYEKLLANEAHRMHKKISHADSTKHYDPDVAHYLDEKLIEYQSGQIRKLAGYITNLNDIVREANTKELGVQLFDEYLDKAE; encoded by the exons ATGAAATTCTATCTGCTCGTTGTGGGACTGGCAGCCGGGATTGCCCTGGCCAATGGAGCCGCCAGCGGCCTCGGAACTTGCTCCGTCGATGAAG GAACTTGCACTTCGCGGTTCTCCGGCTTTCCGCACCTCCAGCCCGATATGAACAAGTACACCAAGCAGATGCTGGACAAGTCGTTCGACTTCCTGCTGCTGTCGGCCGTGTTCGATGTGTACAGTCTGGATCGGCCGGGCTTCGAGAAGCTCTACCGCAAGACGTCGGACAAAGCCTGGGAGGATACCATCGAGCTGATCAAGTACCAGAGCCGTCGCGGTGCCTACGTACAGCTGGGCGCGGGAAGCAGCGCGCACGATGTCTCCAGTTTGCTTCAGAGCAATGAGACCTCCTCGCTGCAGTTGGCCTTGGAGTACGAGAAGCTGCTGGCGAACGAAGCGCACCGTATGCACAAGAAGATCTCGCATGCCGACAGCACCAAGCACTACGATCCGGACGTGGCTCACTACCTGGACGAGAAGCTGATCGAGTACCAGAGTGGACAGATTCGCAAACTGGCGGGTTACATTACCAATTTGAACGATATTGTCCGTGAGGCTAACACTAAG